Proteins encoded together in one Polaribacter reichenbachii window:
- a CDS encoding DUF3108 domain-containing protein has product MKKYILLLFVLFFTSIAFCQQKPVAFKSGEWLRYKMSYSGFLRAGSAILEVKETDYNGKKVFHTKGTGWTSGMIKWFFEVDDKYESYFDKDSVKPYLFKRKINEGGYKKHRITAFNYDYNTAYIQDFTLQTDTSVVFSKVQDMLSSFYFLRNQDVSKLKKGDEIKLDMFMDSQIYPFKLRFLGKETLRTKFGKVKTLIFRPLVQSGRVFKAQESVTIWITDDFNKIPIKMKADLAVGSLRAELEQYKGLANTFGKSE; this is encoded by the coding sequence ATGAAAAAGTATATTCTTTTATTATTCGTTTTATTTTTTACCTCAATAGCTTTTTGTCAACAAAAACCGGTCGCTTTTAAAAGTGGAGAATGGTTGCGTTATAAAATGAGTTATAGTGGGTTTCTAAGAGCAGGGTCGGCAATTTTAGAAGTTAAAGAAACAGATTATAATGGTAAAAAAGTATTTCATACTAAAGGTACAGGTTGGACTTCTGGAATGATTAAATGGTTTTTTGAAGTAGATGATAAGTACGAATCTTATTTTGATAAAGATTCTGTAAAACCTTATTTATTTAAAAGAAAAATAAACGAAGGAGGTTATAAAAAACATAGAATAACAGCATTTAACTACGATTATAATACAGCATACATTCAAGATTTTACTTTGCAAACAGATACGTCTGTTGTTTTTTCTAAAGTACAAGATATGTTGTCTTCGTTTTATTTTTTGAGAAACCAAGATGTGTCAAAATTAAAAAAAGGAGATGAAATTAAGTTGGATATGTTTATGGATTCGCAAATCTATCCTTTTAAACTTCGATTTTTAGGTAAAGAAACTTTAAGAACAAAATTCGGAAAGGTAAAAACATTAATTTTTAGACCATTAGTACAATCTGGTAGGGTTTTTAAAGCGCAAGAAAGTGTAACTATTTGGATTACTGATGATTTTAATAAAATACCTATTAAAATGAAAGCAGATTTGGCTGTAGGATCTTTAAGGGCAGAATTAGAACAATATAAAGGTTTGGCAAATACTTTTGGAAAATCGGAATAG